The window AAAAAAATTCTAGATAAATTATATCCATTAAGAAAATGTCAGAAACTGCCGAAAGAAGTGTGTTTATATTATCATCTAGGGCAATGTTTAGCACCATGTGTATATGATATTAATCCCAAGGTATACGAAGGGATGATTCAAGATATTAAACATTTTTTAAAAGGAGATGGTTACAAGGAGGTCATCCGTCAGCTAGAATCTTTTATGCAAGATGCTGCTGAAAGCATGGCCTTTGAACGTGCGGCTGAATTGCGAGATCAAATAGCCGCAATCAAAGGAGTAATGGAGAAACAAAAAATGACCTTAACAGATTTTGTGGACCGTGACATTTTTGGCTACCATGTGGATAAAGGCTGGATGTGTGTTCAAGTATTCTTTATCCGTCAAGGGAAAATGATTCAACGAGATGTGTCGATTTTTCCATTTTATAATGAAGCTGAGGAAGATTTTTTAACTTATTTGGGTCAGTTTTACTTAGAAAACCAGCACTTTAAGCCAAAAGAAATCTTTATTCCAGATACAATTGACCAAGAAAGTGCACAAGTATTATTACAAACGAAGGTGATACAACCTAAAAAAGGTGAAAAGAAACAGTTAGTGGAGTTGGCAAATAAAAATGCTCGCGTTTCTTTAGAACAGAAGTTTGAATTAATTGAGCGTAAAACGGAGCGTACGATGGGCGCTGTCGAAGGATTAGGCGAAGCATTAAATATTCCAGTTCCTATTCGCATCGAAGCCTTTGATAACTCTAACATTATGGGAACAAGTCCAGTATCGGCTATGGTAGTGTTTTTAAATGGTCAACCTGCAAAAAATGAATACCGAAAATATAAAATAAAAACAGTAGAAGGACCAGACGATTACGCTACGATGAAAGAAGTGATTTACCGTCGCTATTCAAAAGTCTTACGAGATAATTTGCCGTTTCCTGATTTGGTTATTATTGATGGAGGGAAAGGACAAATTGAAGCAGCACGAGATGTACTGGAAAATCAATTAGGGTTAGATATTCCTATTGCGGGGTTAGCCAAAAATGAGCAACATAAAACGAGTGAATTATTATATGGGCAACCATTGGAAATTGTTCCTTTAAAGCGTCAATCTAATGAGTTTTTCTTACTACAGCGAATACAAGATGAGGTCCATCGCTTTGCCATCACTTTCCATCGACAAGTTAGAAGTAAAAATAGTTTTGCTTCTAAGTTGGATGGGATAGAAGGCTTAGGCCCAAAACGCAAACAATTATTATTAAAGCATTATAAGTCGGTTAAAAATATCATGCAGGCAACTGCTGAAGAAATAAATGAAGTGGGCGTACCGCTAAAAGTGGCTCAAGAAGTAGTTAAACAATTACATGAAAAGCTGAATAGTTAGGAAGAAGTAGCGTTACCACAGTGTATGATTCACGTCTACTATGAGAAGAATGAAGTCTGTTTTTTATTGAGATGACAACCTAAATGATTCATGCTATAATCATTCAGTAAAAAAATCGAGAGATAAATGAAAGAAAAGGAATAATTATGGTACAAATTGTTTGTAGTTTGTTAATTTTTGGAAGCAGTATTGGCTACTTAGTGTTGTTGGCGAAATTAAAGCAAAATAAGCTAACAGAAAAGGTGTTGTCTAACGCCAGTCAATTGACATTTAGCTGTTATTTGCTAAGTTTTGCTGTGTATTTGCTGTATTGTCAAACATCAGGTATGACGGTAAAAAAATTAATTGCCGCGTTTTTTATTAATGTTGCATTTGTTTGTGTCATACATGTTTTTGGCATCATTTATTATCAAAGAAAATTATCTAAATAATCAATTAATTAAGCATAATAAAAGTCACGAGTACGTCTAGAACGGATTCGTGATTTTTTGATTTATGTATTTTATTATTTTTTTGTAAAAAAACTAAAAAAGCATGAAATAGTAGTGAATCGTAAGAGAAGTTTTGATGATTTTTTGATATAATAAGAAGGATTGTAAATTCAGAGAGGACGTTGTCAATGTTATCAAACCACTCTTTATTAGATGGGATGAATCCCAAACAAAAAGAAGCGGTAAAAATTACCGAAGGGCCGTTATTAATTATGGCGGGCGCGGGTAGTGGTAAGACGCGTGTCTTAACACATCGTATCGCTTATCTTATCCAAGAAAAAGAGGTCAATCCTTGGAATATCTTGGCAATTACCTTTACCAATAAAGCAGCGCGTGAAATGAAAGAGCGTATTGCCAAAATTGTGAAGGAAGACAGTGAGGCTATTTGGGTCTCAACCTTTCACTCAATGTGTGTTCGTATTTTAAGACGTGATGTTGACTTGATTGGTTATAACAGTAATTTTACTATCTTAGACAGTTCTGAACAGCTAACTCTGATGAAACGAATTGTCAAAGAACTAAATGTGGACCCTAAAAAGTTTGAACCAAGAGCTATTTTGGGTAAAATTAGCCAAGCAAAAAATGAATTAAAGACCGCTGAAAGCTATGATGATTTCCAAGGAGATTATTTCCAAGGAATTGTTGCTAAAGCTTATAAAATGTATCAAAAAGAATTGCGTATGAATCAGTCAATGGACTTTGATGATTTGATTATGCTAACGATTCGTTTGTTTAATGAGCATCCAGATGTTTTGAAATTTTATCAAAATAAATTTCATTATATCCATGTCGATGAATATCAAGATACGAACCATGCACAATATACTTTAGTTAACATGTTAGCGGCACGCTTTAAAAATTTATGTGTCGTTGGAGATGCTGATCAAAGTATTTACGGTTGGCGTGGTGCGGATATGCAAAATATTTTGGATTTTGAAAAAGATTATCCACAAGCAAAAGTCGTACTATTAGAGCAAAATTACCGTTCAACTAAAAATATTTTAGAAGCGGCCAATAATGTGATTAATAATAATGACAATCGTCGTAAAAAAGACTTATGGACAGAAAATTCAGATGGTGAAAAAATCACTTATTATCGTGGACAAACAGAACGAGATGAAGCGCGTTTCATTGTGGAAAATATCCAAACACTAAAAGTACAAGAAAACTATACCAATGGTGATTTTGCGGTACTTTATCGCACGAACGCTCAGTCGCGTGCCGTTGAGGATATGTTTGTAAAATCTAATATTCCTTATACGATGGTCGGCGGTCATAAATTCTATGATCGTAAAGAAATTAAGGATATTATGGCTTACTTGCGTTTGATTTCTAACCCAATGGATTCGCTAAGTTTTGAACGTGTGGTCAATGAACCAAAGCGTGGTATAGGAGCAACATCGATTAATAAGTTAAGAGACTTTGCCTCTATCCATGAATGGAGTTTATTAGAAGCAGCAACAAATGTTGATTTGACCAATATTACAGGAAAAGCGTCAACGGAGCTGTATAAATTTTCGCAGTTAATCGCAGACTGCCAGAAGATGATTCCTTATATGACGGTGACAGAGTTAGTTGAAGAAATACTAAAACGCAGTGGTTACTCGGCAAGCCTTGTTGCACAAAATAATTTAGAAGCTGAAACCCGCTTAGAAAACTTGGATGAATTCTTAACAGTAACTAAGGAATTCGACAAACAATTTGTGGCTTCTGAAGAAGAACCTGATGAAATGAAATTAACGTTGTTCTTAAATGATTTAGCGTTAGTTTCTGATATTGATAATTTGGAAGAAGAGCAACAGTCTCAAGTAACGATGATGACTCTGCATGCCGCAAAAGGATTGGAATTTCCAGTAGTCTTTTTAATCGGAATGGAAGAAGGTCTGTTTCCTTCTCAACGTACGATGGATGAACCAGAGGGCTTAGAAGAGGAGCGTCGCTTGGCGTATGTCGGTATTACTCGAGCAGAGCGGAAATTATTTTTAACAAACAGCTCATCTCGTATGCTGTATGGCCGTACGCAAACCAATAGTCCGTCTCGTTTTATTCGTGAAATCAACCAAGACTTACTAGAAAGTGAAGGACAAGGAGTAGCTACTTATTATGGTGGGAATGCTACAACCTTTGCAAGTCAACGTTCTACCAGTGCCCCAAGAGGTTTTTCACAACGAAGTGTTCCAACCAATACAACGGCTAACCGTAGTATATATGGACAAAGAACAACTAAGCCAGTTAGTGATAAAAAAGAAACAGGTGGTGATCAGGCTGATTGGCGCTTAGGAGATAAAGTGATCCATAAAATGTGGGGAGAAGGAACAGTTGTGAAGGTGAATGGTTCACGCCAAGACTTGGAGCTAGATGTTGCTTTTCCATCACAAGGGATTAAACGTTTAATGGCTGCTTTTGCACCAATTAAGAAAAAGTAAAGGAACGAAACATCATGACAGAAAATCAACAAACTAAAATGCTCGAATTAAATCGTTTGTTAAAACAATATGCTAAAGAATATTATGAGCAAGATCAACCTTCTGTCACCGATGCA is drawn from Vagococcus xieshaowenii and contains these coding sequences:
- the uvrC gene encoding excinuclease ABC subunit UvrC, with amino-acid sequence MNETINHKLSLLPTNPGCYLMKDKHGTIIYVGKAKNLRNRVKSYFRGSHDTKTERLVSEIVDFEYIVTESNTEALVLEINLIQENQPKYNIMLKDDKYYPFIKITNERYPRLLITRKVKKDKALYFGPYPDVHSANETKKILDKLYPLRKCQKLPKEVCLYYHLGQCLAPCVYDINPKVYEGMIQDIKHFLKGDGYKEVIRQLESFMQDAAESMAFERAAELRDQIAAIKGVMEKQKMTLTDFVDRDIFGYHVDKGWMCVQVFFIRQGKMIQRDVSIFPFYNEAEEDFLTYLGQFYLENQHFKPKEIFIPDTIDQESAQVLLQTKVIQPKKGEKKQLVELANKNARVSLEQKFELIERKTERTMGAVEGLGEALNIPVPIRIEAFDNSNIMGTSPVSAMVVFLNGQPAKNEYRKYKIKTVEGPDDYATMKEVIYRRYSKVLRDNLPFPDLVIIDGGKGQIEAARDVLENQLGLDIPIAGLAKNEQHKTSELLYGQPLEIVPLKRQSNEFFLLQRIQDEVHRFAITFHRQVRSKNSFASKLDGIEGLGPKRKQLLLKHYKSVKNIMQATAEEINEVGVPLKVAQEVVKQLHEKLNS
- the pcrA gene encoding DNA helicase PcrA produces the protein MLSNHSLLDGMNPKQKEAVKITEGPLLIMAGAGSGKTRVLTHRIAYLIQEKEVNPWNILAITFTNKAAREMKERIAKIVKEDSEAIWVSTFHSMCVRILRRDVDLIGYNSNFTILDSSEQLTLMKRIVKELNVDPKKFEPRAILGKISQAKNELKTAESYDDFQGDYFQGIVAKAYKMYQKELRMNQSMDFDDLIMLTIRLFNEHPDVLKFYQNKFHYIHVDEYQDTNHAQYTLVNMLAARFKNLCVVGDADQSIYGWRGADMQNILDFEKDYPQAKVVLLEQNYRSTKNILEAANNVINNNDNRRKKDLWTENSDGEKITYYRGQTERDEARFIVENIQTLKVQENYTNGDFAVLYRTNAQSRAVEDMFVKSNIPYTMVGGHKFYDRKEIKDIMAYLRLISNPMDSLSFERVVNEPKRGIGATSINKLRDFASIHEWSLLEAATNVDLTNITGKASTELYKFSQLIADCQKMIPYMTVTELVEEILKRSGYSASLVAQNNLEAETRLENLDEFLTVTKEFDKQFVASEEEPDEMKLTLFLNDLALVSDIDNLEEEQQSQVTMMTLHAAKGLEFPVVFLIGMEEGLFPSQRTMDEPEGLEEERRLAYVGITRAERKLFLTNSSSRMLYGRTQTNSPSRFIREINQDLLESEGQGVATYYGGNATTFASQRSTSAPRGFSQRSVPTNTTANRSIYGQRTTKPVSDKKETGGDQADWRLGDKVIHKMWGEGTVVKVNGSRQDLELDVAFPSQGIKRLMAAFAPIKKK